In a genomic window of Chaetodon trifascialis isolate fChaTrf1 chromosome 8, fChaTrf1.hap1, whole genome shotgun sequence:
- the fam131c gene encoding protein FAM131C produces the protein MGACFCKGHKELHHPMTALQDHTEEGQEGQPSSVQDGQNPSNGCVADKTNGYDIGELATSSLMGLVATIKEHITKPTAMAQGRVAHLIEWKGWGGGSESRGGWNGAWGKGGGGWGGMGAELHEDEQFYSQMTDEIKEARFAAGVAEQFALAEAAMNVWSMNDSFEQPSTSLQAAQSHFLSQFLLDSGGVSVPQHLYSIHAQTYGDNRADHLVPPPMVDSISSMSNTQQDRDRPFEDRSTATAQAAVRHVDSSSLSEDDVFYN, from the exons AGCTCCACCATCCCATGACGGCACTGCAGGACCACACTGAGGAGGGTCAGGAGGGTCAGCCATCCTCTGTCCAG GATGGCCAGAATCCCTCCAATGGCTGCGTTGCAGATAAAACCAACGGCTACGACATCGGCGAGCTGGCTACCTCCTCTTTAATGG GTCTGGTGGCCACGATAAAGGAGCATATTACCAAGCCGACAGCGATGGCCCAGGGGCGAGTTGCTCACCTGATTGAGTGGAAGGGTTGGGGTGGAGGCAGCGAGTCCAGGGGAGGTTGGAACGGGGCCTGGGGTAAaggaggtggaggctggggGGGCATGGGGGCCGAGCTGCATGAGGATGAACAATTCTACTCCCAAATGACGGATGAGATCAAGGAGGCTCGCTTCGCTGCAG GAGTCGCAGAGCAGTTTGCCCTGGCTGAGGCAGCCATGAACGTGTGGTCCATGAACGACAGCTTCGAGCAGCCCTCCACCAGCTTGCAAG CTGCACAaagccacttcctgtctcagtTCCTGCTGGACAGTGGAGGCGTCAGTGTTCCCCAGCACCTGTACAGCATCCACGCTCAGACTTATGGTGACAACAGGGCGGACCACCTGGTCCCACCGCCGATGGTGGACTCCATTTCCTCAATGTCCAACACTCAGCAGGACAGAGATCGCCCCTTTGAGGACAGAAGCACTGCGACTGCACAGGCTGCTGTCCGACACGTagacagcagctctctctctgaggATGACGTTTTTTATAACTAG
- the clcnk gene encoding chloride channel K: protein MESMDEAPGSETVILNNQERENQSATSHYKSLLLADPMKPCQRTRAVVKEWLWKLTRCLGTVCGMEWYGYAALGIFTAILSFLMDLTVTKLLRAHQWLYMKLEGNSLLQFFCWTLYPACLCAVASSFSHNICPFSTGSGIPEVRTMLAGFEMPHYLSLTNMFTKFLGLICTLAAGSTIFLGKVGPFVHLSTMVGAYLSKLCTLIQANEKEEASGEMLVVAAAVGVASCFGAPISGVLFSVEVMWSHFALRHYCPCFFSAACGALTFHLFSVWSGDGETIQALFKTNFPAGLPFYPLEILLFAFLGLLCGAVSCFYLLCHRWILQFTKTNSIFIKMLTTEKGLYSGMVAFLLASLTFPHSTGQYMASKYTMKQLLTSLLDSRQWSSESHNASAQPLLEWSSSGTPVYLSLAVFLLMKMWMLVLACTLPLPAGYFMPVFVYGAALGRLLGEGVSYVSSSALTTDEQWAAVNPGGYALAGAAAFSGAVTHTLSPALLAVELTGQFSHAVPVLLATLLANAVARSEHRPSFYDALSISKRLPHLPSLMKACPQLPSTPVGQVLGARSGQLQKAAGPAEVQHAVNTSAETQIPVVDSHESLILLGFVLRSELLMFLRHSKTETPDKHLDEVCCIYPTSVLLSPHNTLQEVHSILSLVGAQTLFVADRGRLVGLVTWPELKRIIEDLAKEI from the exons ATGGAGAGCATGGACGAGGCTCCTGGGAGTGAAACTGTCATACTGAACAACCAGGAGCGAGAAAATCAATCGGCGACATCCCATTACAAGAGTCTGCTCCTTGCTGACCCAATGAAACCATGCCAACGGACCCGTGCAGTTGTCAAAG AGTGGCTGTGGAAGCTGACACGTTGTTTGGGAACAGTGTGTGGGATGGAGTGGTATGGCTATGCTGCTCTGGGCATTTTCACTGCCATCCTCAGCTTCCTCATGGACCTCACTGTAACAAAGCTGCTGAgag CTCACCAGTGGCTTTACATGAAGCTGGAGGGCAACAGTCTGCTGCAGTTCTTCTGCTGGACTCTTTACCCAGCATGCCTGTGTGCTGTCGCATCATCGTTCTCACACAACATCTGTCCCTTCTCCACAG GCTCTGGGATTCCAGAGGTGAGAACCATGCTGGCTGGTTTTGAAATGCCTCATTACTTGTCTCTCACTAATATGTTTACCAAGTTCCTGGGCCTTATCTGTAcactggcagctggcagcactATTTTCCTGGGCAAAGTG GGCCCATTTGTGCATCTTTCCACCATGGTTGGAGCCTACCTGAGCAAACTCTGCACTCTTATTCAAGCTAATGAGAAG GAAGAAGCTTCTGGAGAAATGCTGGTTGTAGCTGCTGCAGTTGGGGTGGCCAGCTGCTTCGGAGCTCCCATCAGCG GTGTCCTGTTCAGTGTGGAGGTGATGTGGTCTCACTTTGCCCTGAGGCATTACTGCCCCTGCTTCTTCTCAGCTGCCTGTGGGGCGCTGACCTTCCACCTGTTCTCAGTCTGGAGTGGAGATGGAG AGACTATTCAGGCCTTGTTCAAAACTAATTTCCCTGCTGGTTTACCTTTCTACCCACTGGAgattctgctgtttgctttcctGGG GTTGCTGTGTGGAGCTGTGAGCTGCTTCTATCTCCTCTGCCATCGGTGGATCCTGCagttcaccaaaacaaactcgATCTTCATCAAGATGCTGACAACAGA GAAGGGTCTATACTCAGGCATGGTGGCCTTCCTCCTGGCATCTCTGACATTTCCCCACTCCACTGGTCAATATATGGCTTCTAAG TACACCATgaagcagctcctcacctctTTACTGGACAGCAGGCAGTGGAGCTCTGAATCCCACAATGCCTCTGCTCAGCCTTTGTTGGAGTGGAGCTCATCGGGGACTCCTGTCTACCTTTCTCTGGCCGTCTTTCTGCTAATGAAG ATGTGGATGCTGGTCCTCGCCTGCACTCTGCCTCTGCCAGCTGGATACTTCATGCCAGTGTTTGTCTACG GGGCAGCTTTGGGCCGTTTGCTTGGAGAAGGAGTATCTTATGTGTCTTCCTCTGCACTGACGACAGACGAGCAGTGGGCTGCTGTAAATCCTGGGGGCTACGCACTTGCTG GTGCAGCAGCCTTCTCCGGGGCTGTGACACACACCTTGTCCCCAGCTCTCCTGGCTGTAGAGTTAACTGGTCAGTTCAGCCATGCAGTCCCCGTCCTCCTCGCCACTCTGCTGGCCAATGCTGTGGCTCGCTCTGAGCACCGCCCATCTTTCTATGACGCGCTCTCCATCAGCAAGAGGCTCCCCCACCTGCCCTCTCTGATGAAGGCATGCCCCCA GCTTCCCTCCACGCCTGTCGGACAGGTTTTGGGAGCGAGATCAGGGCAGCTTCAGAAAGCAGCAGGGCCAGCGGAGGTTCAGCACGCTGTCAACACCAGCGCTGAAACACAAATCCCTGTGGTTGACTCGCATG AGTCGCTGATTTTACTGGGGTTTGTTCTCCgatcagagctgctgatgttcCTGCGTCACAGTAAGACTGAG actCCAGATAAACATCTGGATGAGGTCTGCTGCATTTATCCAACCTCTGTCCTGCTATCACCTCACAACACGCTTCAGGAG GTCCACAGTATCCTGAGTCTGGTTGGAGCCCAGACATTGTTCGTGGCAGACAGGGGAAGGCTGGTCGGGCTCGTCACATGGCCGGAG ctgaagAGAATAATAGAGGACTTGGCCAAAGAAATCTAA